From one Planktothrix agardhii NIES-204 genomic stretch:
- a CDS encoding putative carbohydrate kinase — MTEPKSFNVFGVGNALLDILALVEDNFIQSHDLNRGAMTLMDTVKQGKLLQQLENNSLELRCGGSAANTMIAIAQSGGTGIYSGKVSTDTNGEFYQQDMVAAGIGFEIEPAESSQGPTGTCLVLTTPDAERTMCTNLGVSTTLSVTDINLEHLGQCEYSYIEGYLWDAPEPRKASIETMEHSKRLGVKVAFTFSDMFLVGRFGDDFRSVLTEYCDVLFCNADEVRHFCGSEDLEVCARQLGEKVNFVFITNSDKGCLVVENQTLIHVHGFPVKPVDTVGAGDAFAGGVLYGLTNGLTTTQAARWGNYLGSQIVQIHGPRLPGSQRDKLKEIIS, encoded by the coding sequence ATGACAGAACCCAAATCCTTTAATGTCTTTGGTGTTGGAAATGCCCTCCTCGATATTTTGGCATTAGTTGAGGATAATTTTATTCAAAGCCATGACCTCAACCGAGGTGCTATGACCCTGATGGATACGGTCAAACAGGGGAAATTATTGCAACAATTAGAAAACAATTCTCTAGAATTACGTTGTGGGGGCTCTGCTGCTAATACTATGATTGCGATCGCCCAAAGTGGCGGTACGGGAATTTATTCGGGTAAAGTTAGTACGGACACCAATGGCGAATTTTATCAACAGGATATGGTCGCCGCTGGAATTGGGTTTGAAATTGAACCCGCCGAGAGTAGCCAAGGGCCAACGGGAACCTGTTTAGTATTAACAACTCCCGACGCAGAACGTACTATGTGTACTAATTTGGGGGTTTCCACAACCTTATCGGTGACGGATATTAATCTTGAGCATTTGGGTCAGTGTGAATACAGTTATATTGAGGGCTATTTGTGGGATGCACCCGAACCCCGTAAGGCTAGTATTGAAACGATGGAACATTCCAAACGCCTAGGGGTAAAAGTGGCGTTTACCTTTTCCGATATGTTTTTAGTGGGACGGTTTGGGGATGATTTTCGCAGTGTTTTAACTGAATATTGTGATGTCTTGTTTTGTAATGCGGATGAGGTGCGCCACTTCTGCGGTAGCGAAGATTTAGAGGTTTGCGCCCGTCAGTTAGGAGAAAAGGTAAATTTTGTTTTTATTACTAATAGTGATAAGGGCTGTTTAGTAGTGGAAAACCAAACCCTAATTCATGTTCACGGTTTCCCGGTTAAACCCGTGGATACTGTTGGGGCGGGGGATGCCTTTGCAGGTGGGGTATTATACGGACTTACCAACGGTTTAACCACTACCCAAGCCGCCCGTTGGGGAAACTATCTCGGTTCCCAAATTGTTCAAATTCATGGCCCCCGCTTACCCGGATCTCAACGGGATAAATTAAAGGAAATTATTAGTTAG
- the rplY gene encoding 50S ribosomal protein L25: protein MAIWLDFGIMTVWLKIFKRFTLSKRNLMEITIEGQKRPEGSKPNALRRQGLIPAVLYGHQGAESISITIPAKTVENLLKKNVVNQALIQLNIPDISWSGKTLLREVQKHSWKGFPYHLSFFSVAQQDSLTVSVRLHFVGEPVGVKMEGGLLDVVLSELEIECEPGNIPARIDVDVTELHQGQALHIRELTLPDGVKPTGDGEQVVVSIIHPERGEEGDVEA, encoded by the coding sequence ATGGCGATTTGGCTAGATTTTGGTATAATGACAGTTTGGCTAAAAATTTTTAAGCGTTTTACCCTAAGTAAAAGAAACCTCATGGAAATCACGATTGAAGGTCAAAAACGACCAGAAGGCTCTAAACCCAATGCTTTGCGTCGTCAAGGATTAATTCCGGCGGTGCTGTATGGCCATCAAGGGGCAGAATCCATTAGCATTACCATTCCGGCGAAAACCGTAGAAAACCTACTCAAAAAGAACGTTGTTAACCAGGCTCTAATTCAACTGAATATTCCTGATATCTCTTGGAGTGGTAAAACCCTACTCAGAGAAGTGCAAAAACATTCTTGGAAGGGATTTCCCTATCACCTGAGCTTCTTTTCCGTGGCTCAACAAGACAGTTTAACCGTTTCTGTTCGTCTGCATTTCGTCGGCGAACCCGTCGGGGTCAAAATGGAAGGCGGTCTGTTAGATGTCGTCCTCTCTGAATTGGAAATTGAGTGCGAACCGGGTAATATTCCGGCCCGTATTGATGTCGATGTCACAGAATTACATCAAGGTCAAGCCCTACACATTAGAGAACTCACATTACCTGATGGAGTTAAACCCACCGGTGATGGCGAACAAGTGGTTGTTAGTATTATTCATCCTGAGCGGGGTGAGGAAGGGGACGTCGAGGCTTAA
- a CDS encoding serine/threonine protein kinase, whose amino-acid sequence MEFVNHKIKSLIRQFNSPDNLGEFELIQEMNEPQRLMFQKSIKKVRKRKRVGFTLGVIFGFLGAHRYYLGDYAIGAVYTVVVMITTAIDESLTIIPVIAALIECLSIMDKIDQYNRSKALGIAQKVKEFENPLINESLERALNHASIDNFEAAIKELKTVSVLPGCQSNQDIQNKLTEYQNKLDRQILWKAAEEGSAGNFNSAISRLKTIQANSEAYDEAQQKINEFGEALKQKEKEQQEQRAHQFLQAGLKLGETGMLSPALMSLRQVPEGTQAYEEAQQKINEFGEALKQKQAEREVKEKEQQEQIAHQFLQAGLKLGETGMLSPALMSLRQVPEGTQSYAESQVKIAEYEADLMQRNLEKEKEEQLKLEQLKLEQQREKELRKQQEIQNERLKKEKEAEKEKLIAQLPNLVRVQYKGKLVAAALVDETIHIVDQVEKKRTISGVLGNHNSAGGEFIIIRLIVRNDSKKTRTISVSMITLIDHEDRQFSTSSEAGTALTMSGDETAEFILTEIQPGLQKRITIIFEVPLTSKDLKLQIPSGIFGKSTILPLSLAT is encoded by the coding sequence ATGGAATTTGTTAATCATAAGATAAAATCTCTAATTCGTCAGTTTAATTCACCAGATAATTTAGGGGAATTTGAGTTAATTCAAGAAATGAATGAACCTCAAAGGCTCATGTTTCAAAAATCAATCAAAAAGGTAAGAAAACGCAAAAGAGTAGGATTTACATTAGGTGTAATATTCGGTTTTCTAGGCGCTCATCGCTACTATTTAGGTGATTATGCTATAGGAGCAGTTTATACAGTAGTAGTAATGATTACTACAGCCATTGATGAATCTTTAACAATCATTCCAGTTATAGCAGCTTTAATTGAATGTTTATCTATAATGGATAAAATTGATCAATATAATCGTTCTAAAGCTTTAGGTATAGCTCAAAAAGTTAAGGAATTTGAAAATCCTTTAATTAATGAATCTCTTGAAAGAGCTTTAAACCATGCTTCCATTGATAACTTTGAAGCTGCAATCAAAGAACTAAAAACTGTATCAGTATTACCTGGTTGTCAATCTAATCAAGATATCCAAAATAAACTAACTGAATATCAAAATAAGTTAGACAGACAGATACTTTGGAAAGCAGCAGAAGAAGGAAGTGCTGGTAATTTTAATTCTGCTATATCTCGATTAAAGACAATTCAAGCTAATTCAGAAGCTTACGATGAAGCTCAACAAAAAATTAATGAATTCGGAGAAGCTCTGAAACAGAAAGAAAAAGAACAACAAGAACAAAGAGCCCATCAGTTTTTACAGGCTGGATTAAAATTAGGAGAAACAGGAATGCTATCTCCAGCTTTAATGTCTTTAAGGCAAGTACCGGAAGGAACACAAGCTTATGAGGAAGCTCAACAAAAAATTAATGAATTTGGAGAAGCTCTGAAACAAAAGCAAGCTGAAAGAGAAGTAAAAGAAAAAGAACAACAAGAACAAATAGCCCATCAGTTCTTACAGGCTGGATTAAAATTAGGAGAAACAGGAATGCTATCTCCAGCTTTAATGTCTTTAAGGCAAGTACCGGAAGGAACACAATCTTATGCAGAATCTCAAGTTAAAATTGCTGAGTATGAAGCCGATTTAATGCAGAGAAATCTTGAAAAAGAAAAGGAAGAACAACTAAAATTAGAACAGTTAAAATTAGAACAACAAAGGGAAAAAGAATTAAGAAAACAGCAAGAAATTCAAAACGAAAGGCTTAAAAAAGAAAAAGAAGCGGAAAAAGAAAAATTAATTGCACAACTTCCCAATTTAGTCAGAGTTCAGTATAAAGGTAAGCTAGTTGCAGCAGCTTTAGTTGATGAAACTATTCATATTGTTGATCAGGTTGAAAAAAAACGAACTATTTCTGGGGTATTAGGCAATCATAATAGTGCTGGTGGAGAGTTTATAATTATTCGCTTAATAGTTCGTAATGATAGTAAAAAAACTCGGACTATATCAGTTTCAATGATAACTTTAATTGATCATGAAGATCGTCAATTTAGCACGTCTTCAGAAGCAGGAACAGCTTTAACTATGTCAGGGGATGAAACAGCAGAATTTATTCTAACAGAGATTCAACCAGGATTACAAAAAAGGATAACTATTATATTTGAAGTTCCTCTAACATCAAAAGATTTAAAATTGCAAATTCCTAGTGGAATATTTGGCAAGTCTACCATTCTACCTTTATCATTGGCTACTTAG
- the pyrD_2 gene encoding dihydroorotate dehydrogenase, with product MDLTTTYLGLNLRTPIVPSAAAPLSEDIDNIKRLEDAGAAAVVLHSLFEEQLLRDKFELHHHLEYGTNSFAEALSYFPEPDEYHVGPELYLEHIRQARESTNIPIIASLNGFSPGGWVEYAQLMQQAGANALELNIYYVPTDINLTGEQIEQNYLNTIRDVKAEVTIPLALKLSPYFSNMANMAKQCCDAGADGLVLFNRFLQPDINPEELIVEPGTILSSPHDLRLPMRWIAILYGRINADLACTSGVQRGHDAIKVLMAGAKITQVCSTLLRHGFNYIKVMEEDMKHWMEEHEYHSIKQMQGSMSQLNCEDQSAYERAQYMKTITSYQPDHSLV from the coding sequence ATGGATTTAACCACAACTTATCTAGGATTAAATTTACGAACTCCGATTGTTCCTTCTGCTGCTGCACCGTTATCTGAAGATATTGATAATATTAAACGTTTAGAAGATGCGGGGGCGGCGGCGGTGGTTTTACATTCCTTATTTGAGGAACAATTACTGCGAGATAAATTTGAACTGCATCATCATTTAGAATACGGAACAAATAGCTTTGCAGAAGCATTAAGTTATTTTCCCGAACCCGATGAATACCACGTTGGGCCAGAACTTTATTTAGAACATATTCGTCAGGCTAGAGAATCAACAAATATCCCGATTATTGCTAGTTTAAATGGTTTTTCTCCTGGGGGTTGGGTGGAATATGCTCAACTGATGCAACAGGCGGGGGCGAATGCTCTGGAATTGAATATTTATTATGTACCAACGGACATTAATTTAACAGGAGAACAAATCGAACAAAACTATCTCAATACCATTAGAGATGTTAAGGCAGAAGTTACTATTCCTCTGGCTTTAAAACTGAGTCCCTATTTCAGCAATATGGCGAATATGGCGAAACAATGTTGCGATGCGGGGGCCGATGGTTTAGTATTATTTAATCGCTTCCTGCAACCGGATATTAATCCCGAAGAATTGATTGTTGAACCTGGAACAATTTTAAGTAGTCCCCATGACCTGCGTTTACCTATGCGTTGGATTGCGATTTTATATGGTCGAATTAATGCGGATTTAGCCTGTACCAGTGGGGTTCAACGGGGTCATGATGCAATTAAAGTGTTAATGGCGGGGGCAAAAATTACTCAAGTTTGTTCTACCTTATTACGTCATGGTTTTAATTATATTAAAGTCATGGAGGAGGATATGAAACACTGGATGGAAGAACACGAATATCATTCTATTAAACAGATGCAAGGTTCTATGTCCCAACTCAATTGTGAAGATCAATCAGCTTATGAACGCGCCCAATATATGAAGACAATTACATCCTATCAACCCGATCATAGTTTAGTTTAG